The following nucleotide sequence is from Strix uralensis isolate ZFMK-TIS-50842 chromosome 15, bStrUra1, whole genome shotgun sequence.
TGCTACTTTGAAGCTGTAGATGAAGATGAAAACTTGTAAGACTGTGAAAATATTCCTGAGTTCTTGGTGTTAACCAGGTGGCTGCCTCCCTCTCTACATAACAGATAGTCTATGTGGAGGGAGAAAATTATGCATGCAGAGATTTTATACTATAAAAGATAAGTCACCacatttttcctcactgtgaTCAAGAACTGGGCATTAGACCAGTAAGCCAATGTCTTGAAAATTAAGGGGAGGTTAAAAAGGAGAGTTTAAATAAAAGCTGATCACCATTTGGAAGGCATGTTGCCTGCAGTATACAGTTCTGGGAACTACAGCACTAAAGCAGTATTATAAAGCTGTCCCTAAAATTACGttgttttcagaatgaaatatgGCCTCACCCTGCCGGCAGGCTGTCAATTGAGTTCAGGTGATGGGCACTTCTTTTCAGAGGATGAAGTATTtacagcctctgctgcagcacagatggGAAGTGGTGGGAAACGGAATGAGGGCTGCAGATACCCTGGAGCTGTATGTGGCTGCCTGGAagtctagaaaaggaaaaagaaaacagctacaAAATCTCAGTGTATAGTTTCCAGTGCAGAGCAGcaccataaggaaaaaaaaaaaaaaaaaaagcactgattGAGATATTTGGAAGTGGTGAGTGATTCTCAGGTAccttcaggaaattaaattttctagTCTGCCTCCGAAGAGCCAGGCCCCTCTAGGCATCTCTCATTGAACATCCAAATACTGGAGCATCCAAAATAACTCCTGACCATAAATACCATAAATACAGGTTTTGTTACTGTCTCCTCACAGTGCAGCCTTGAAGCAAACACGTGAACTCACGGACACTCACAGGAACGCGGCCGTGTGCTGCCTTTTGGTGACTTCAGCACACGCACACTAAGAGAACGCACCACCAAAGCAGGCCTATTTTTGTTCAATAATCAgcatttttatgacttttttagttcatcttttccttttataCCCTTCAGAATACCAAGTTAAAATGTTAAAAGCTAAAAACCCTGTTTATCTGGGTTAACTAGCTGCCCACAagggaatgtggggggatgtggggacagtctgcGGCATGGGACATGGGACcatgtggggtgcggggacagcgtggggacatggcGACCATGGTGGGACTtgggggggcattgggtccatgggggacagtgtggggatgtggggacagcgggggggacagggacatggggacagtgtggagATAGTTTGGGGATAGTGTGGGGACTCGGGCACCGTTGCTGCCACCGTGATCAGGaccccaggacccttggggtgacacaggtgacaagtcccCAGCTGGGTCTGGCGCgagtgctcgttcaggggctttcctaaccccaaggctcggctcacactgactccaaaaggcagtttattgccacagaaaagggccgTTGCCACCGTGACTCCACCGGGAATTCCACCGGgacgtgggtggcaccaacctcagagggtgtggcaggaggctgagggcaTCCCTGCCTGTATGTGGGGGTGGCaatgtcaccgtggccatggtaacctgccaGGGGTGTCCTTGCCCATATATGGGGTCCCAATGTCACAACGGCCGCTGTGACCACGGAAACAAGCCTATAGAgaggatcgctgggctccagccgtgcgtcagtgcgacctgggaggtgaggagagcgcaggggagggatggggcttgcggggggctgccgagggaggagggggggtcccacacctcagggcactggggctgtgctgagagctgacccacGCCCCACTTCTCCCTCAGAGTCAGCcgaggagcatctgggagagacaccccGGTGCTGCTGGGACACGGACGCTCCCAACGCTCGCAGTGgtcgtgcgccatgtctgagagggaagaggaggaggcccccgacttGATGGAGaagggtgagagcaaagtttccctcctgcagcacagcagaggggctgtcggGGCAGTCAGTGTGGGACCGAGCgcggtggcagggggaggcagtgcCTGCGAAGCCCCTTCCTtgccacggcccccagcccttcccctcagcccctcagggacggagcaggcccctgggggacaatccctcagggacgcttcaCCGGGCCCAcagaggtgctcattcccgccggcatttgctctctcccctccagcgtgtGTGCTGTGCGGCCGGGCAGTGGCGGACCCAGTTCTCTGCGGGCAGAAAATGAAGATTGAAGATTTATGTGCCCATTTCTTCTgcctggtgagtgccccggggctccctccagctcgctGACAGGCACTCCCTGCCACACGCTCCTCATtagctcctcctctcttctcttctgcagatgtTTGCCAGTGAGCTTTCTTACTGGCAGGACGAGGAATCAGGGATCATGCTATTTGACCCTGACGACATTTGCCGCACAGTGGAGCGGGCAGCGCAGAAGGTGAGGACCTGACAAGGTCAGGGAGAtttgtgtcaggagaggtttgggggagcttagcccagagcccaggaaagaaatcccagcccctccaagcagctctgggacaaaagccttgctcccagcagctccagcccaggagcctcgTGCGCCGGGCGGATCTGTGGGCTGTAGCCCAGCAGCGGCCACATCCTGCACCCTGCCCGGAggtgtggggctggctggggaggccctgaggctgTTGCTGaggggggctgctctgctctttccagcaatGCTTCGTCTGCGGTGAGAACGGGGCCGCCATCacctgctgccaggagggctgCGACCGCAGCTTTCATCTCCCCTGTGCCATGGAGGGTGAATGTATCACCCAGTACTTTTCTCTATACAGGtacctcctcccccctcctcgcccccatTGGGGAAGGACCCAGCGCTTTTCACCTCACCcaccccttccctcttcccccaggtccttctgcagggagcaccgcccagagcaggaggtggaggcggcTCCGGAGAAGGACACTGACTGCCTCAtctgcctggagcctgtggaggacagaaagtcctactGCACCATGGTGTGCCCTGCCTGCAAACACGCCTGGTTCCACCGGGGCTGTATCCAGGTAGGAGCCGTTCTCTCACCCCCGGGGcatggcaggagctgggcagaaccagggcctcactcctgctccttttgtttccGCTGCAGGGCCAGGCTTGCTACGCTGGCATTGGTTCCTTCAGCTGCCCCCTCTGCAGGGACAGGCGTGACTTTATCATGAACATGGTCACCATGGGCATCCGAATCCCCTTGAGGTTGGTGTCCTGCCGGCTCACAGGACAGGAGGCTGCAAGCCCTGGgccatgccaggggctgcccctgcagtcCTGGTCCTCCGCTGTCCCGtcagcctgggcttcagcttcacGGAGGATCTGTAAACCGGGTAgcggggaggagcagggctgccctgcatcGGCCTTATGCCGGGGCCGCAGGGGCTCAGCGATTTCCCTCTCTCCATCAGAAATCCATCACAGGACAACGGGCCTCCAGACGGAGCACTAATCCAGAGGCACAGCCGCTGCGATGCCCGCGAGTGCCTTTGTCccagaggcagggagcaggcagaggaacgggggtaagttgccaaagcggcaccctgggctctgcacgGGATCTCTGTCTCGCCAAGAGCTCGAAGCGGAAGGACTGAGAACAGGAGCTGTGCCGCACAATCCTGTGCTGCGGTCACTTTGTCCTCACAGCCATGAACCCTtttgcttccccaggccctgggaactgctcctgtgcagctcctgcgctgCCGAGGGCACCCACCGGCGCTGCTCCAACTTGgggaccagcagcaccagctgggagtgcgagagctgtgctggccagggcactggtaagaggcaaagcaccttcatggccctgggctggggacagggccCAGGCAAGGCCTGGTAGCaggtgcccaggctgggcttggcagagcctCTCTGCCCCAGGAGGACTGGGAGCACTGCTCTGGCCTCTCCACAGTGACCTCTGTACCCGTGACCTTCCTGCTTCCCCTTACAGactccagtgacagctcagagctcgctggctctggcactgggCCAGCCAACGACTCCCCAGcacgtgagggcagcagcagctccagctcaccTGGGCCCGACCACAGGCAACGCCGTTCCCGGgtgcaacgtcgggcccagacgcCCTACAGCTGGCCCAGGAGGcgccgggagaggagccgcgCACCAGCACcaggtgctgagagcagcacccctggccaggcagcactggggatgtcccacggctccccagtaccagcgaccagcagccccagcaccgccagCCAGCTGCCGTCTCCAGCGCCCGAGagtggcagcagctccagccaccaTGGGCCCGTGCGGATGAGGGACCGCTCCCGTGTGGAACATCGGGCCCAAAACCCTTACAACCGGCCCGCACACAGACACGGTAGCAGCCGTGCGCCGTCCCCTcgtgctggccctgatccccctCCACCGGCGCAATAAAGTGAGCCGTtaatctctgccctgggagacACGACGCTCATTTGTTGgcttcctccccctctccctttctcgAGGGGCAGGGTTAGGGGTGGGCCCAAAGGGTTTTCTTCCTCCGGGgcctggcagccccttgcccagccctccctccttgcgggctggccttggccggctgcccagcgccatgGCCGTGTGCTTTGGGCCTCGCTGGCCCCGCAGCCGGCTCAGTCTCCCCGGGGAAGGTTCAcaccagtggcaaagctactTTTCTTCATAAGTTCCGCTCAGTGTCACGGCTGGAGTTGTGACATGGAGATTGCTGTAGATGGTCCTGCGACAGTAGCTGAAGGGCATTCCCCATTGCCCAGTTCCAGGTCCTGTTGCCCACCCtgattgctgctgtaccagacccatccaaacacaccatcagctcaggccacacagaaggtCCTAGGAAGGAATGTTGTCCCCGGCCTtcaccagcccttggcagcctgttcagcccaagagcaaacctggggctctgcgcttgctcAGCCCCTTGTCGTGCTTTGAACTCGCCCGGCAGCCAAACCCCACGCAGCCaatcgctcaccctccccctgcccgggaACTGGGGGACCCATTGGAGGGACAAAGGgagactcatgggttgagataagaaacagtttagtaattgtaataaaacaataacaatgatAGAAAggacaaacgggtaatgcaccctgtgattgctcaccacccgccgcCTGATAcccagcccctcccagccagCGATCCCCAAAAACCGAGACCCCGCAATCGCAATCCCAGATGCAGGAGAgaacctcctgcttcccagccgcCCCTCCTTGACatcctgagcatgacgttacaggaTATGGGATATTCCACTGGATAatttggtgctctggctgtgccccctcccagcttcctgtacACCTGCGCATGGACAGGACGTTGGGAATTGGAGAGACCTCGATCTCTTACATCaatccctgtattatcagcaatcttctcatagcaaatcccgcactgaatccaaaacacagcgctgttctagctactaagaagaaaaattaactcctcccagctgaaaccaggacaggctcCACCCCTTATGTTCTACCATTTACAAACCATTTACGTTAGGCTCAGGTTtccaatacattctaaggaatccccatcccattccctgGTCTCAAGTGTATCTCCACAGATCTCATTCCCTTCGTCTCtgggccatccctccaaaatgtgTAGTGAGATCATTTAGTGCATAACTTCGgcttccatctgtcatgacagtcttttaaggcaggagggatgaggcggagttggctccgTCAGCGGAGCGGGTGACCTTGGGCTCAGCGGGACGATGGCGTGAAGTCTCTGCTACAAGTGGAGCTGGTGCAACTGGCACGGTCCCTGCTCACAGTCTGCAGGCCGAAGATGTCCATCTCCAGAGTGTTGCTGGGCATCAGCTGCTGAAATCAGTCCTGACCCTACCAGAGttcatcttttttattaatgtgatgcCATTAGTGTAAGATCTATCCACCATAGCGATGACATGATGCAATAACAggcttatcatagaatcacagaatcattcaggtttgaaaaagacccttgggatcatcgcgTCCAACCATCACCCCAACTCTACACTAcaccccaacatctcatccaaaagacccttaaacacacccagggatggggactccaccccctccctgggcagcctattccactctctgaccacttttctgtcaaaaatttgttcctcatgtccagtctgaacctcccctgttgcagtttaaagccgttccctcttgttctgtcactaatcacctgtgagaagagaccagcaccaacctctctacaacgtcctttcagggagctgtagagagtgatgaggtctcccctcagccttctcctcctcacactgaacagccccagctccttcaatctctcctcacaggatttattctccaggcccttccccagcctcgttgccctcctctgcactcgctccagcacctcgagatctctctcgtattgaggtgcccaaaactggacacaacactccaggtgtggcctcaccagtgcagagcacagggggactgtcacctccctgcttctgctggtcacactatttctaatacaagccaggatgccgttggctttcttggccacctgggcacactgctggctcatgttcagctgcttgtcaatgagaacccacagacccttctcttccagacagctccaatcacacctccccaagcctgtagccatgcagggggtttttgtggcccaagtgcaggacctggcacttgtccttgttgaagctcatcccattaacgttggccaccgatccaatctatccaagtctctctgtagagtctccctgtcctcatgcagatcgacactcccgcttcacttggtgtcatctgcgaattcactgatgatacactctgtgtccttatcaagatcatcagtaaagatgttgaacagaaatggtcccaacaccgagccctgaggaacaccacttgtgaccggccgccagctggattgagctccactgaccaccactctctgggaccgtccagccagccagtgcttgacccagcagaccgttcgctcctccaggccatgggcagacagtttttctatgagaattctacggggaactgtgtcgaatgcttttcgaaagtccaggtagacaatatccacagcctttccctggtCCAATacttgggtcatcttgtcatagaaggagatcaggtttgccaggcaggacctgcctttcataaacccatgctgactaggcctgatcccctggttgtccatcatatgacttgtaatggcatttgagatgacctgctccatgaccttccctggcaccgaggtcagactgacagctctatagtgTCCTCgatcctcctctctgcctctcttcgagatgggtgtcacatttgccatcctccagtccaatgggacctccccagttagacacgacttcaggtaaatcatggaaagcggcttggcgagcacatctgccaactccctcagcacccttgggtgtaacccatgcggtcccacagacttgtgtgcatcccagtggtgtagcaggtctctgaccacctcctcttcaactgtgctgacctcaatctgcttcccctccccatctcccagctcatgaggctgggtgtccagggaacaaccagttccactgctaaagtcggaggcaaagtaggtgttgagcgcctcagccttttcctcatccttagttaccatgtttccctctgcatctggTAAAGGAGgcagattttccctaatcctccttttgctgttaatgaatttatagaaacattttttattatctttaacagctgtagccaggttgagctctagctgcgctaaatgccacaagtggtccttccctccaacttctccaggacaagaaaaaaaaaaccctgatgtgctttacctggtccacaacagcttggttggcatttgcagcttctggcatcacttggcagctccatttgcagtgggacgggtctccttggctcctggcttcacagcaaatcggtcatccaaagccccagcaggtccagtacctctcctgcagggcacttgcaaacaccaacatctggttctgtgatttgaagcaaagcagaggaacattagaaaaaacaagagttgtaagtgggacacagggaagggacaaacccagcccgtgacatgcatttcagcctcagcccacaggagccccaggcacagtcacggcagctacaaagcaccacagctgtggtggtttagtccctgccggggtctgagaccacgcagccgctgcccctcccccacaaatggagtgaaatacaaaaccccggggctgagataaggagaggtttaatacaacagtgcaacagcaacacaacaagcaacaacaataacaataacagtaataacaatgaatagagcaagatatgtaccgatacagcagtaaGGAGAGCGATGGCACAAAACACGCCTTCACCGATTCTCCTGCGCTCCTGCGCTTcggcgccaggaggtgacgtcagcatggtattgaataacacggctagagcttcccccccactgctggggaaacttaaccctatcctggctaaaccaggacaacagcgtgttcagaagcagtgctggggaaggagaagcttgctttctttatgccttgtgaagcactgaagggacaagctggtctccttgccactgccaggccaccggctgcagctccctgcagcacatgggctgtgccaagaggtgctggggcagcctgaaggcaccagctctgctgggggaggaagttacaatgtgagcaggcatcaagaaaaaaggcaaagtggaatgtggctttacctgctctgggcagttgccttcacagccttaatacaaccatgcaacagccacaactgcagtgagtcagcagtgtgcccaggtggccaagaaggccaatgggatcctggcttgtgtcagcactagcgcggccagcagggacagggaa
It contains:
- the LOC141950093 gene encoding LOW QUALITY PROTEIN: E3 ubiquitin-protein ligase PHF7-like (The sequence of the model RefSeq protein was modified relative to this genomic sequence to represent the inferred CDS: inserted 4 bases in 2 codons), giving the protein MEKACVLCGRAVADPVLCGQKMKIEDLCAHFFCLMFASELSYWQDEESGIMLFDPDDICRTVERAAQKQCFVCGENGAAITCCQEGCDRSFHLPCAMEGECITQYFSLYRSFCREHRPEQEVEAAPEKDTDCLICLEPVEDRKSYCTMVCPACKHAWFHRGCIQVGXPFSHPRGMAGAGQNQGXSLLLLLFPLQGQACYAGIGSFSCPLCRDRRDFIMNMVTMGIRIPLRNPSQDNGPPDGALIQRHSRCDARECLCPRGREQAEERGPWELLLCSSCAAEGTHRRCSNLGTSSTSWECESCAGQGTDSSDSSELAGSGTGPANDSPAREGSSSSSSPGPDHRQRRSRVQRRAQTPYSWPRRRRERSRAPAPDTVAAVRRPLVLALIPLHRRNKRDDGVKSLLQVELVQLARSLLTVCRPKMSISRVLLGISC